The window TTTTTCGTCAATTCCTGACAGGAACACTCGCAATACCGAAACCATACCGAACCCATACCAAAACCATACTTCCTGACCATTTGGTCAAAAGTGATTTCAGGCCGCACCACACTTTCGCCAAAGCGCTTCTTTTGCTATGGTTGCGAAAACATCAAAAACCAGAGCAGGATGTAACCCGTGACAAGCTTGAAGGCCCTTTTTTCATTGGCGCTGACAGCCATCATCGCCACCCCCGCCGCCGCTGATTTCCGCCCCAAGGCCCGCGATTTCAGCACCCCGGCCAACCCACCAATTGTGCAGGCTCAGGCCTCGGGCGGATTTGAGGCATGGAAGGCGGATTTCCGACGCCGCGCCATTGCAGCCGGCATTTCACCGAAGGTATTCGACATTGCTTTTCAAGGGGTTAGGCCGAACGAGCAGGTTCACAGGCTCGCAGCCAAACAGCCCGAATTCACCAAGCCGATATGGGAATATCTGGACTCCGCCGTATCGTCCGACCGCATAAACAACGGCCGCCAGAGCTACCGCAACAACCGTCAACTTGTTGAATCCATTGAGAAAACCTATGGTGTGGAAGCGTCGGTCGTCGTCGCCGTCTGGGGGATGGAAACCAACTACGGCACCTATCGCGGCAACATCGGCACCATAGAGAGCCTCGCCACCCTGGCCTACACCGGAAGCCGAAAAAGCTTTGGAGAAGAACAACTTATGGCCGCGCTGAAGATCCTTCAGAACGGCGATGTTCACCCGTCCCAGATGAAGGGAAGCTGGGCCGGAGCCATGGGTCATACCCAATTCATACCCACCAGCTACCTCTCCTACGCACAGGATTTCAACCGCGACGGCCGCCGCGACGTCTGGTCCACCGACCCCACAGACGCCCTCGCCTCCACCGCCGCCTATCTCAAACGCTTCGGCTGGCGCCACGGACAGCCGTGGGGCGTCGAAGTCCGCCTCCCGCAAGGCTTCAATTATGCCAACGTCGACCAGGACCTGAAACGCCCCGTTTCCCGCTGGACGGAACTCGGTGTCCGCGGCCTCGACGGCCGACCCGTGCCCAACCACGGCGAGGCCGCGCTGTTGGCGCCGGCCGGTGCGCGTGGGCCAATCTTCATGATTTTCAACAACTTCAATGTCATCAAGCGGTATAACAACGCCACGTCCTACGCCATGGGTGTCGGCCATCTGGCCGCGCGTATCAACGGCGCGCCCGACTTCTCCGCCGGTTGGCCGCGAGGTGACAGGGCGCTCAGCCGCACCGAGAAGCTGGAGTTGCAACGTCACCTGAACGCCCGCGGCTTCAGCGTCGGTTCACCGGATGGCAAGATCGGCCCGCTGACAATCGGCGCCATCCGCAACTACCAGCGCTCCCAGGGCCTGACCGCCGACGGGTATGCGTCCGCCACCCTTCTCCAGCGCATCCGCAGCCAGTAGCCCAAAAGGGAAGCGGCATCACTCGGGGGCGCCGATCTCCAGCTTCACGGCGGCATACCAGTCGGCATAAGCGCGGATTTCGGCGTCCGTCAGTTCGGCGGCAACCTCACTCATGACTTCGTGCACCCGCTTTCCGCCGCGAAAGGCCTTGAGTTGCGTATCGATGTAGATGTTGGTTTCGCCGGCAAGGTTCGGCACATCCTCCACTTCGGCGATACCGTCCACCCCGTGGCAGGCGATACAGGGCTCAGGCGCGCTCTCCGGGTCCGCCTCCAGCGTCGCCGTGGCGGCATGCCCGGCGTACCAGGCTGCAACGTCCGAGATCTGACTGTCGCTTAGCCCACCCGCCACAACGGTCATCATTTCATGCGCACGCGCACCCGACCTGAACGCCAGCAGCTGTGCCTCCAGATACGCAGCGGGCTCCCCGCCGATGTGCGGGGCGATTGGAATTTTTGCAAACCCGTCAATACCATGGCAGGTACGGCACATGGTCGCCACCTGCCGGCCGGCCTCCAGGTCAGCCGCACTGCCACCCCCGGCGAGGATTATCCCGCCGAGGGTAAGAACAAGGCAGCGCATCAGCCTTCGTACCAGATGCGATAGAGCGCACCCGCCAGATCGTCTGACACCAGGATGGAGCCGTCACGCAGATTGACGACGTCAACCGGCCGTCCGAGGTACTCGCCGTTCTCGTCTATCCAACCCTCCGCGAAGGGTTCTGTTGTCGCATTTCCCTCATCGTCGATGAAGGTTACCATGACCCGCGCACCCACCGGCGTCGTGCGGTTCCACGATCCGTGCTGCGCCGAGAAGATGGCGTTGCGATACCGTTCCGGGAACATGTTCCCGGTATAGAAAGACATCCCTAGGTCCGCGGCATGGGCCACCGTCTCCACCGCAGGCATCACCACTTCCACGGGCACTTCCTCACCCTTGTACTCATTGGTTCGGACATCGCCGCCGCCATACCACGGATGGCCGAAATGCTGCCCCGCTTCGGTCTGACGGTTGATCTCGCCCGGTGGAATGTCGTCGCCCATCCCGTCCACCTGGTTGTCCGTCCACCACAATTCACCGGTCTCGGGATTGAAATCATGGCCCACCGAGTTCCGCACCCCGTAGGTATAGACCTCGCGGCCCGTTCCGTCCGTGTTCATGCGAATGATCCCGCCGATGCCCACGTCGTTATAGAGGTCCAGCTTTTCTGGCGGCGCCACATTGAAGGGCTGGCCGAGCGAGATGTAAATCTTGCCATCGGGCCCGATCTTGCACACCCGCGCGGTGTGGTTGAAGCTTTCCTCCTCAGGCGGGATCAAATCGCCCTTGGCCACGAGGTTGAACGCGGCGACATCCGGGCTTTCGTAGAAGAACTCCGCCGCCGGAAACAACAGCACGCGGTTCTGCTCGGCTATATAGAGGAACCCGTCTGGCGAGAAACAGGGACCGTTGGGGATGGAGAACGTCAGCGACGGCGCAAAGTCCTTCACTTCGTCGGCCACCCGGTCCTTGTTGCGATCCGTGACCGACCACACCTTGTCCTTGCGGGTGCCCACGAAGGTCACGATCCCCTGCGGACCCACGGCCATGTGCCTGGCGTCCGGCACGATGGCGTACAGTCCGATCTTGAACCCGTCAGGCAGCGTGATCTTCTCCAAAGTCGCTTCGATCCCGGCGGCATAGTCCCCGCCCTGTTCAACGAAAGTGAAATCGGTCACCCCGGTACTCTGGAAATTTGAGAGCTTTTCGAGATTGTCAGGCACGTCAGCCGTCTGCGCCAGGCCAGCCCCGGCGACGAACGTTAACGCGGATACGTTCAAAAGCAGTTTAAGCAAGTCAGTTCCTCCCACTCAGATTATGGGCGGCCGTTCGGGCGGCCGCTCTGTGAACCTGTAAAGCCGAGGTTGCCGAAGGCCGGCTCCTGCTCATGCTGCCAGATGGCGAGGTGAGTGATGTTCGAAGACCCCAAGACGGTCTCCGGCACGGTGTCGAAATTTCCCCCACGGTCGTCCATAAGCCCGATTTTTCGGGATTGGCCTGAACAAGGCGGCACTCGGCACAACAACCGATCGCGTCAGCGCGGCAATCCATCGCAACGCACCCGGAAACCGTGAGAAACACGATACCGGGAAGTCGCCCTGAATCAAGTTGCTTGCAGTCGTAGTCCCCGCTCCGTCACGCCGGGACCAACTCCATCCGCTTCTCGCGGACCGGCAGGTGAACGATGGCGGAAAACGCCCCGACGCCGACGCCGATCCACCAGACGGCGTTGTAATTGCCATAGAGGTCATAGAGTTCGCCCCCAAGCCAGACGCCGAGAAAACTCCCGAGCTGATGGGAAAAGAAAACGATGCCGTACAATGTACCCATGTACCGCAGGCCGTAGATATGGGCGACGAGGCCGGACGTTAGCGGCACGGTGGCAAGCCAGAGGGAGCCCATCACCACAGAAAAAAGGATGACGGATGTTGGTGTCATCGGCATCATGATGAACAACGCCGCAGCAATGGTGCGCCCGAGATAGATACCCGATAGAAGGTACTTCTTGGTGTAACGCTTACCGAGCCATCCTGCAGAAAGCGTGCCGACAATATTCGCGGCCCCAATTACCGCAATCGCCACGGCTCCGAGAGCAGAGGTGGAGGTGACACCTATGCCCGCGATCACACCTGCCGGATCGATCGGGCCGCACACCTCGGCGATGAACGCCGGAAAATGCGCGGTGATGAAGCCAAGTTGATAGCCGCAGGAGAAAAAGCCGAGAAATATGAGTGTATAGGAAGGGTCACGAAAGGCACGGCGCAGGATCTCCCCCATGCTTTCCTCAAGTTCGACGCGGCTGGCAACCTGAGGAGAGCGGATCATCGGAATGACAATCAAGACACCGAGGACGACGGCGGCGAAGACGAGGAAAACCGAGGACCAGTTCATGTAGCCGAGCAGGAACTCCGCCGCCGGTGGCCCGACGATCTGCCCCGCCGAACCCGCCGCCGTGGCGACACCCAGCGCCATAGAGCGGTTTTCGTCCGAAGCCGCGCGGCCGACGATGGCAAGGATCACGCCGAAGCCCGTACCGGCAATGCCAAATCCTACAAGAATGGACCAGAATTGGTGAGCTATGGGCGTCACGGCAAAACTGGAAAGGATCAGCCCGGCTGCGTACATCAGCGCGCCAAGGATGATCGCCCGCCGATCGCCGAACCGTTCGGCAATCGCCCCGAAAATCGGCTGACCAACGCCCCAGGCAAGGTTCTGGATGGCGATGGCCATGGAAAACTCCGCCCGCGGCCAGCCGAACTCGTCGGCAATCGGGATCTGGAAGACACCGTAGCTGGCCCGGATCGCGAAGCCGATCAGCAGGATGATGCAGCCGCCGATGAGAACCGGGGTGATCAGGGGGGAGGATTTGTCTGACATGGGCGCCTTCTTTCGAGCGAAAGGCTTAGCGGCTCGGTCACGCGGGTCAATTCATCTTTCTTGACCTGCAACATTCCATTGTGAAATGCCCGGCCCAGTTGATCGCTTGCACATCCGCAACGATCCGGTAAACCCGACGCCATGTCCGATGGCCTGTTACCCGTATATAGACGCATGGTCGCCGAAGGCGTGCTGAAAGACGACACGGCGCAGCGGCTTGCCGTGGAAAAGCTTCAGATCCTGCACAATCGCCTGAAGGATTACTCTGCCGAAACGCCCAAGAAGGCCTTGCTGGGCCTGTTCGGCTGGGGCCGGGAGCGGCTGAGAGAGGCCAGCATACCCGGCCTCTACATGTACGGTGGCGTCGGACGCGGTAAATCCATGTTGATGGACCTGTTCTACCAATCTTCCACCATCATCCCCCGCCGCCGCGTCCACTTCCATGCTTTCATGCAGGAGGTGCACGCTGAAATCTTTGCAGTTCGCAAGGAGGGCATCGAAGACCCGATTACCCCAGTGGCCGATGGCATCGCCGACAGCGCGACACTGCTCTGCTTCGACGAGATGCAGGTCACCGATATCACCGATGCAATGATCGTCGGCCGGCTG of the Algicella marina genome contains:
- a CDS encoding lytic murein transglycosylase, which codes for MTSLKALFSLALTAIIATPAAADFRPKARDFSTPANPPIVQAQASGGFEAWKADFRRRAIAAGISPKVFDIAFQGVRPNEQVHRLAAKQPEFTKPIWEYLDSAVSSDRINNGRQSYRNNRQLVESIEKTYGVEASVVVAVWGMETNYGTYRGNIGTIESLATLAYTGSRKSFGEEQLMAALKILQNGDVHPSQMKGSWAGAMGHTQFIPTSYLSYAQDFNRDGRRDVWSTDPTDALASTAAYLKRFGWRHGQPWGVEVRLPQGFNYANVDQDLKRPVSRWTELGVRGLDGRPVPNHGEAALLAPAGARGPIFMIFNNFNVIKRYNNATSYAMGVGHLAARINGAPDFSAGWPRGDRALSRTEKLELQRHLNARGFSVGSPDGKIGPLTIGAIRNYQRSQGLTADGYASATLLQRIRSQ
- a CDS encoding c-type cytochrome; translation: MRCLVLTLGGIILAGGGSAADLEAGRQVATMCRTCHGIDGFAKIPIAPHIGGEPAAYLEAQLLAFRSGARAHEMMTVVAGGLSDSQISDVAAWYAGHAATATLEADPESAPEPCIACHGVDGIAEVEDVPNLAGETNIYIDTQLKAFRGGKRVHEVMSEVAAELTDAEIRAYADWYAAVKLEIGAPE
- a CDS encoding PQQ-dependent sugar dehydrogenase, with the translated sequence MLKLLLNVSALTFVAGAGLAQTADVPDNLEKLSNFQSTGVTDFTFVEQGGDYAAGIEATLEKITLPDGFKIGLYAIVPDARHMAVGPQGIVTFVGTRKDKVWSVTDRNKDRVADEVKDFAPSLTFSIPNGPCFSPDGFLYIAEQNRVLLFPAAEFFYESPDVAAFNLVAKGDLIPPEEESFNHTARVCKIGPDGKIYISLGQPFNVAPPEKLDLYNDVGIGGIIRMNTDGTGREVYTYGVRNSVGHDFNPETGELWWTDNQVDGMGDDIPPGEINRQTEAGQHFGHPWYGGGDVRTNEYKGEEVPVEVVMPAVETVAHAADLGMSFYTGNMFPERYRNAIFSAQHGSWNRTTPVGARVMVTFIDDEGNATTEPFAEGWIDENGEYLGRPVDVVNLRDGSILVSDDLAGALYRIWYEG
- a CDS encoding MFS transporter, whose protein sequence is MSDKSSPLITPVLIGGCIILLIGFAIRASYGVFQIPIADEFGWPRAEFSMAIAIQNLAWGVGQPIFGAIAERFGDRRAIILGALMYAAGLILSSFAVTPIAHQFWSILVGFGIAGTGFGVILAIVGRAASDENRSMALGVATAAGSAGQIVGPPAAEFLLGYMNWSSVFLVFAAVVLGVLIVIPMIRSPQVASRVELEESMGEILRRAFRDPSYTLIFLGFFSCGYQLGFITAHFPAFIAEVCGPIDPAGVIAGIGVTSTSALGAVAIAVIGAANIVGTLSAGWLGKRYTKKYLLSGIYLGRTIAAALFIMMPMTPTSVILFSVVMGSLWLATVPLTSGLVAHIYGLRYMGTLYGIVFFSHQLGSFLGVWLGGELYDLYGNYNAVWWIGVGVGAFSAIVHLPVREKRMELVPA